A single Pradoshia eiseniae DNA region contains:
- a CDS encoding NUDIX hydrolase, translating to MQRVTNCLYMKDGKALMLQKPRRNWWVAPGGKMETGESIRDSVIREYYEETNLRISNPVLKGIFTMVNLRGEEIVNEWMLFSFSAKEANGEALVDTEEGRLEWHTLDEIPSLPMAEGDRQIMNHLIQGTGVLIGTFRYTEDFKLIDYKLERNGE from the coding sequence ATGCAAAGAGTAACCAATTGTTTATATATGAAGGATGGCAAGGCGTTAATGCTTCAAAAACCACGGAGAAATTGGTGGGTTGCTCCCGGAGGCAAGATGGAAACCGGTGAATCCATTCGCGACTCTGTCATTCGGGAATATTATGAGGAAACGAATCTGCGTATTAGCAATCCCGTTTTGAAAGGGATTTTTACAATGGTAAATCTTCGAGGCGAGGAAATCGTGAATGAATGGATGTTATTTTCCTTCAGTGCGAAGGAAGCCAACGGAGAGGCATTGGTGGACACGGAGGAAGGCAGGCTTGAGTGGCATACTCTTGATGAAATTCCATCATTGCCAATGGCTGAAGGAGACCGCCAAATAATGAATCATTTAATACAGGGTACAGGTGTGCTAATAGGAACCTTCCGTTATACGGAGGATTTCAAACTGATTGATTACAAGCTGGAAAGAAACGGGGAATAA